One genomic region from Strix aluco isolate bStrAlu1 unplaced genomic scaffold, bStrAlu1.hap1 HAP1_SCAFFOLD_219, whole genome shotgun sequence encodes:
- the LOC141919003 gene encoding coiled-coil domain-containing protein 166-like: protein MSAGKNKQGVRTKNGDTSKGISDMEIRVKERKLYLQKEYKILTEHMNTYMGRVEHFLQENKFLEKEAKCNQEESNAYLSYIRKHSQKCQNLIITLNDQNHTDLSEVWMQKEKLISQYTEKEEEVRSALMNMETKYSLMNKEVEDLQPFKYPSLQLERMKKIKELEKELLATKIQHSDEMHEIKSRFLQAKADCETDFHQKIQVLTKRAEEAAIQSLIQHIKQVKAENWHLRQELLRLIQYSKILKETKVQLREQQQQLLRENQYTQDMAHRRQRLHHHEAHDTNAETYSSHSPFRCVH, encoded by the coding sequence ATGAGCGCTGGCAAAAATAAGCAAGGAGTAAGAACCAAGAATGGAGATACATCCAAAGGAATAAGTGACATGGAAATACGTGTCAAAGAGAGGAAACTGTACTTGCAGAAGGAATACAAGATTCTCACTGAACATATGAACACATACATGGGAAGAGTGGAGCATTTCCTGCAGGAAAATAAATTCCTAGAAAAGGAAGCCAAATGCAATCAGGAGGAGAGCAATGCTTACCTCTCTTACATAAGAAAACACAGCCAGAAGTGCCAGAATCTAATAATAACATTAAATGACCAGAATCACACCGATCTGTCTGAAGTCTGGATGCAGAAAGAGAAGCTAATCTCACAGTAtacagaaaaagaggaggaggtaAGGAGCGCTCTGATGAATATGGAGACAAAGTACTCTCTTATGAACAAGGAGGTTGAAGACCTGCAGCCTTTCAAATACCCATCTCTTCAGCTGGAACGGATGAAAAAGATTAAAGAGCTAGAGAAGGAACTGTTGGCCACAAAGATACAGCACTCAGATGAAATGCACGAAATCAAGAGCAGATTTCTGCAGGCCAAGGCTGACTGTGAGACAGACTTTCATCAGAAGATCCAGGTTCTCACCAAGAGAGCAGAAGAAGCAGCGATACAATCTCTAATTCAGCATATCAAACAAGTAAAAGCAGAGAACTGGCATCTGCGCCAGGAATTGCTCCGACTCATCCAATACTCCAAAATCCTTAAAGAAACCAAAGTTCAActgagagagcagcagcagcagcttcttcGGGAGAACCAATACACTCAGGACATGGCACACCGGCGGCAGCGGTTACACCACCATGAGGCACACGACACAAACGCTGAAACCTACAGCTCTCACAGCCCATTCAGATGTGTCCATTAA